A window of the Malaclemys terrapin pileata isolate rMalTer1 chromosome 6, rMalTer1.hap1, whole genome shotgun sequence genome harbors these coding sequences:
- the LOC128839415 gene encoding programmed cell death 1 ligand 2-like isoform X2: MFRILSILILEVQLYLIRAFFIVEVPQQRYIAEYGSNVTMECRFPVDGQLNLKDLSVSWEQKELKEQKSKEVYTLQKGEEDLRSQHRDYRGRATLLRDKLNLGYSVLQITSVKLMDAGSYRCLIDYRGADYKYITLEVKASYTRINVQIMSEPAEEELVLTCQSEGFPLAEVFWQNEKNLKVNVSVNTTYTLTTDGLYNVTSMLTFKPNANENYSCTFWSKENEETSYIFTLVVGKKSLNLFIIPTCVIAVVLIAALTIFLKRKSLTKLHAKKDKKRKCPQLQKEDNRHLNPETQDLIMTNVTDSRDCTDVCP; the protein is encoded by the exons ATGTTCAGAATCCTGTCAATCCTGATATTGGAAGTGCAACTCTACTTGATACGAG CTTTTTTCATAGTTGAAGTTCCTCAGCAACGGTACATTGCAGAATATGGGAGCAACGTGACCATGGAATGCAGGTTTCCAGTGGATGGACAGTTAAATCTTAAAGACTTAAGTGTCAGTTGGGAGCAAAAAGAGTTAAAAGAGCAAAAATCAAAAGAGGTTTACACTCTTCAAAAGGGGGAAGAAGACCTTAGATCCCAGCACAGAGACTATAGAGGAAGAGCAACATTGTTACGTGACAAATTGAATTTGGGATATTCAGTGCTTCAAATCACCAGTGTAAAGCTCATGGATGCAGGATCTTACCGCTGTCTCATTGACTATAGAGGAGCTGATTACAAGTACATTACTTTGGAAGTAAAAG CATCCTACACGAGAATAAATGTACAAATAATGAGTGAACCTGCAGAAGAGGAGTTGGTTTTAACTTGCCAGTCAGAAGGGTTTCCTCTAGCTGAAGTGTTCTGGCAAAATGAGAAGAATCTTAAAGTCAACGTATCTGTAAATACCACCTACACATTGACCACAGATGGACTATATAATGTAACCAGTATGCTGACATTCAAGCCAAATGCTAATGAAAACTACAGCTGCACATTCTGGtctaaagaaaatgaagaaacttCTTACATTTTCACTTTAG TTGttggaaaaaaatctctgaattTATTTATCATCCCAACCTGTGTAATAGCGGTTGTTCTCATAGCTGCATTAACTATCTTTCTAAAGAGAAAATCACTCACAAAGCTCCATGCCAAAAAAG acaaaaaaagaaaatgtcccCAGTTACAGAAAGAAGACAACA gacactTGAACCCTGAAACCCAGGACTTAATCATGACGAATGTCACAGATTCAAGAGACTGCACAGATGTATGTCCATGA
- the LOC128839415 gene encoding programmed cell death 1 ligand 2-like isoform X1 gives MFRILSILILEVQLYLIRAFFIVEVPQQRYIAEYGSNVTMECRFPVDGQLNLKDLSVSWEQKELKEQKSKEVYTLQKGEEDLRSQHRDYRGRATLLRDKLNLGYSVLQITSVKLMDAGSYRCLIDYRGADYKYITLEVKASYTRINVQIMSEPAEEELVLTCQSEGFPLAEVFWQNEKNLKVNVSVNTTYTLTTDGLYNVTSMLTFKPNANENYSCTFWSKENEETSYIFTLARQTTVVGKKSLNLFIIPTCVIAVVLIAALTIFLKRKSLTKLHAKKDKKRKCPQLQKEDNRHLNPETQDLIMTNVTDSRDCTDVCP, from the exons ATGTTCAGAATCCTGTCAATCCTGATATTGGAAGTGCAACTCTACTTGATACGAG CTTTTTTCATAGTTGAAGTTCCTCAGCAACGGTACATTGCAGAATATGGGAGCAACGTGACCATGGAATGCAGGTTTCCAGTGGATGGACAGTTAAATCTTAAAGACTTAAGTGTCAGTTGGGAGCAAAAAGAGTTAAAAGAGCAAAAATCAAAAGAGGTTTACACTCTTCAAAAGGGGGAAGAAGACCTTAGATCCCAGCACAGAGACTATAGAGGAAGAGCAACATTGTTACGTGACAAATTGAATTTGGGATATTCAGTGCTTCAAATCACCAGTGTAAAGCTCATGGATGCAGGATCTTACCGCTGTCTCATTGACTATAGAGGAGCTGATTACAAGTACATTACTTTGGAAGTAAAAG CATCCTACACGAGAATAAATGTACAAATAATGAGTGAACCTGCAGAAGAGGAGTTGGTTTTAACTTGCCAGTCAGAAGGGTTTCCTCTAGCTGAAGTGTTCTGGCAAAATGAGAAGAATCTTAAAGTCAACGTATCTGTAAATACCACCTACACATTGACCACAGATGGACTATATAATGTAACCAGTATGCTGACATTCAAGCCAAATGCTAATGAAAACTACAGCTGCACATTCTGGtctaaagaaaatgaagaaacttCTTACATTTTCACTTTAG ctcgACAAACAACAGTTGttggaaaaaaatctctgaattTATTTATCATCCCAACCTGTGTAATAGCGGTTGTTCTCATAGCTGCATTAACTATCTTTCTAAAGAGAAAATCACTCACAAAGCTCCATGCCAAAAAAG acaaaaaaagaaaatgtcccCAGTTACAGAAAGAAGACAACA gacactTGAACCCTGAAACCCAGGACTTAATCATGACGAATGTCACAGATTCAAGAGACTGCACAGATGTATGTCCATGA